ttaacttaaaggaatattccaccactcagtaaaatcgtgtcttgttaagattccccagagttagacaagtcagaaaaagcattttattaccagcccaatatgatctggcagcagttggttttcttagtttagcataaaacaatgcaagtgaattcacatacattgtagtgtttttttatgtaggtgaatgcaagccttcccttccattgcttaatgctaaaacaactggttgcaaaatgttttttctgacttagctagctctggggaatctaacaacacacacaagtttagggacagaagatccctataagaatattaaaataattaaaatgcagcaataaataaaacgtaatacttgtgcttcgtaacactctgtggaagttaacttggtgaactcaTTCACCCTGGACAagaaataattgcacataagaaacataaataataaataaataaataaaaagttccaaaacaataatttgtgttcaaagttcaaaggagtggagccacacaacatgagttaataaagctggcgccatctgctggataggtagcgcaatatcggccgtctttttggccgatactaCTAATGACtccaatatcggccggccgatatatcgatCGGGCCCTAGTCGTGACTTATCAATTAATCTTCGTAGCATTACTTTCTTTTACAAGGCAATAACCATCATGTTTTCTCATGATTATACTTTTACTTTTAACTTTTTTCAGTCTATTTTGTCACAGAACATAACCACATTATTTTCTTATGTTAAAACATAacagtaaatgaaaaaaaaagattatttttgCAACAAATATTAGCTGTCTAATGCTAACATCATGCCACAACTGGCAATTATACCCAATTGCCATCTACGATCTCACTGTTAAGCCAAAATAGTAAACAAAAGTTAAAAatcatgcattagattggtggttGTCCATAGATTGGAAGGTGAGTGACTCAAGAGTATCTTTGGGCAAAAGGCATAATGTGCTTTGGTGCATGAGTGACAACCCATTGCTTCCCAGGGGTGGGCCATATTTTGTCCTTGCATAACTTAAACCAGCTCATGGTAAAActttaaataatatcattaatAATTGCAACGTTAATGCTGTCTGCGGTTAAGATTTTGTACAAAGAATGTTCATCTCACTGTTGCTGCTGCTAGGTGGTATTCTTTATAGCATGACCTACTGTCCAACAACAGAGGTACTGCAGTGACTTTAGCAGGTCACACAAGCATAGAATATTGAAGTAACTCACTCACATCATGACCAACACACATTATTTTATTCTTGACCTGTTCACTTCAAAGTTTCTTGTAAAAGTCTGTAATAGCAACGCATTGGGAATTATGTAATCCAAGTTTATCAAAACAAGACAAAGTAACTAAACATTTGTAATACTTCAAAACCATTCATTTCTGTGTGTTTGTAGTATGGAAGAAGGGGATGTTGATCTATCTGTTGCACCGGATTCTGTTGTGGCGGGAAAGAAGGATGATAAAGATGCTGAGTGTGACGTTAAATGGACACAGGAGGAGGTTAGTGAAAAGACTTTTGGGAACTGtttttaaaatgtgattattttagTTATGTGACTTATTTTAACCCTTGTTGCTGTGAGATTGTGCTGTTtaaactagggctgctcgattatggcaaaaataataatcatgattattgtgACAGAAATTgaaatctcgattatttaagactatTTTTCAATTAacattgattttatttgtttttattcagtcataaaattgctcagggcacaatcaggacaaaaataaatgagaaacaagatgatcactaaaataactcctgattcccagtttaaaaagaccaatataattatagctcatagtttgtgacccaagggctatagaccttggtttaactcatttaagtctaaccagtacagacgcaaataccaatatcttgcaaatactgacagcaagaattatacagtggcatttataacaaataaatgcaaataaattgatgatcacaaaattttgcataatatgtatttagtcatgtcaatgtgctgtaggagcgtgcactagcacagtgtcctcagagagattagttatcagcgtgaggaacttatttctaccttatttataaactatttatttacaggtccatcagttaatgtaaaaattgtcccaaccacagctgcaccccatccccccaacccggtctcacagcaatcaggggcaagctgcacgtgtgtttagcgcgccgcacgcgcacatttagccatttttagcagctcaggagcctgcaggtatggtgtgtgtcactcagtctgtttaatccaacagggagccggctctgagagacgattctttagcgactgacacatcactacatcattccctttcctaatgtcctgaagaacggtccggagcgcaggcggagtgtttagctaacctgcaggaaatgtcgacgacagttatccagaaagtagctaagggttaccagagatgtttctgaggtgttcgctaggtacttttaagatttaaaaagtcaagaagggggtctgaaaagctgttagaaatagaatcaaagtcgctaagttggcaacactgtgggacgagcgcttcatttacaactcagggcagcgcaagtgggaggagcaaataatcggcttgttttgttttgataatcgttcaaaactcagatcgtaattgggattaaaattcgattaattgggcAGCCCTAGTTTAAACTGGTTTATCTTGCTGGTTTTCAGGATGAAAACCTCAAAATCCTGATTAACAACTTTGGAAGGAAAGACTGGAGAACAATTGCTAGTTTTTTACCGGTAAGTACTCATGGAAGCAAAATTCAGTAAAAGCGAAGGAGATAAAGTAAATAATTTAACTTTCTAAAACAGACAATAACACTGAAACTTTTTGTTCAAGCTATGTCGTGCACCAAAGTGCTAACTGTTCTTCTTTAAACAGGGGCGAACAGAATTACAATGTATGAATCGCTGGAATAAATACCTGGGTCCTGAATTAGCGAAAGGAAGCTGGACTAAAGAGGAAGATGATAAGGTGATTGAATTATTAAAAAACACACTTACAgaatttttctttctttatgaGACTAGAAGCTGTTGAACTCAATGTTTATTATGAAAAATGTGGAAGTTCAACATAGCTCTTCTAAGTTTTGTGTAGATTTGTTTTTTCCCTGCACACGCGGCAACACATCATGCAACTTTAGGATCTATATTAGCTGCCCTGTATTTCCTGCACAGATATAAGtcctgttttctttactgtctgCAAAAATGTTTCCATTCAGATGATTGTGACTGTcgttagggatgctccgatcactAGATTTTCAATTGATCAGAATCGGGTTGAAAAGATTGTATTTAACCTGATAAAACAGCAAATGTGACCTTTTAAATTAATAGATAAATATTTTCAAACAGAATAACAACAGCTTAGCTTTAACTTCAACTAGTTCCTATAAATCAATGTTCTTTGTTTCTTGAACGACGACAACTCCAATTTACAGCTAGCAAGCTAATGCAGAGCTAGCATGTAGCCTCATGAGAGTGAAAACTTCTGCTGTGTGGAATTATTTTTAACTGGACAGCAAAGGCAGTGAAGCAGCtacttgtaatgtgtgcatactggTACTTTTgcatctatctgcagcattcgacacgatcgatcatgacattttgatcacaagacttcacacttgggctggcatttcaggcacagccctagattggtttaggtcatacttttgtaacaggtctgctagggtcatgttggatggctgttcatccgagtcacagcctctacgttggggtgtcccacaaggttcaattctcggcccgttactgttcaacctctatatactgcccttcggagccattttcagaaagcacgctgtctcatagcatctttacgctgacgactgtgaaatctatttttcatttaagccaagtcaatcaacgaaagttctgtctgattgtatccttgaggtcaagcaatggctagctgataacttcctccatctcaatgactccaaaactgacttaatcgttttcagtccttacagtaccacggcgactcatcaacctgacctcaactatctctcacctaatgtatcctctgtaatctccaaccttggagtaaaaatggaccaggctctgaagatggatgcccaggtcaataacacagttaaatcatgtttttaccaactaagacgcatctcgaaactaaagcacatcctgagtgtacgtcttctgaaatcggtggtccacactttcatcacttcacggctggattactctaactcctgcttatatggcatcagtaaagcagctctttctagacttcagctggtccagaattctgcagctaggttgctgactggagctgacagaagacaacacatttctccaattctgaaatctctccactggttgcccgtgcagttcaggataaacttcaaaattatgcttctcacttacaaatccttgaaccatcaagctcctccatatttctgtgaacttgtccattactacaacccgccgcgtgctctcaggtctgaagataagctcctcctagctgttccgaattcacgtttaaaaagccgtggagaaagggctttctctgtctgtgcaccgacgctgtggaacgcattaccactgttagtgaggcaagcaccaacagctagcatttttaaatcacgcctgaaaactcactatttCAACCTAGTGTATAccccataattatgaacctctttacacttacatctgcactgtttaaaaatggacttcactagggttgtcacggtaaccggtatagcggtaaaccccggtaaaaaagttgacaataaaaataaccgtccagtttttaaaaaactagattatctcggtgggtttaccgtggccgcggtttcggcgcggtgacccttaccagccaccgtcgcttcagctgaagttcccgcggcgcgcacacgcactttttagtttgcaacggcaccaaaactttgaagctgaaataatggccgaaggaggagacagcagcgcccaggacatccatcagccctcaaagaagactaaatcggaagtatgggcatattttggatttctgaaaaatgctgagggacagttaatagaagactgctatcccgtttgcagaacgtgcaggaaacaagtgtctgcaaaaggcagcaacacttcgaatctaatggcacatctgcgtgaccatcacccacgtctctacagccagtgcaaggtaagttaacatgagcattttagctgaaatgcatgacgtgaggacttttggttgagggagaatgcaaggaGTCACTATATCCTGcatccgcagcgtcctctgccagcatttaaaccgtgtcacggacaccctgttgctggatgaagcatcttatttgttgatgatgaagagaaatatacaattagttccgtgtcattgatttgtttacttattcaatgccatttatacttgaacatttggatttgattacatagtgtagtagttattttagtaatttgtttaaagtggctatttattttaaatacatattttttaaggttgacttgtacagtgctcaagtcaagtgtggactggagttttagattttcatttttataatgaagaaaacaagtatatgagaaaacaagtggtgtttctttgatttgtttacatattgtttatgttttgaatgtttggatttgtataatttaaacctgcactgactactgtaacatgttccagaaaaataagctgtttgttcctttacttgtgaaaagttgcacttttgctaaggctttgtgttattttaggtttaataaacactgttaaaccttttcagaactatttcagtttgtgtagaacaggactatcaatgctttctgaacatatgcaacaccgtttaaaaaataccgcgaaaataccgaaaaccgtgataattttggtcacaataaccgtgaggttaaattttcataccgtgacaaccctagacttCACAattatcaacttccgtactattgaggtttattctccctgtgtcttattgatttttagctgttagttttgggaattttgttgtatttcctttttatcttttatctgtgttctacatgtttgtataacgccggtttaattaactaacatttttagtgtacagcgccttgtttggttgtaatgccttgtgaatgtgctttataaataaaattggattggattggatggaTACTGTGTATTTTGTGTGACAGAGCTGCCCGATATGCAGCCTTCAAAACCAACTATTTCTCTTTCGACTTTCCCTTTAGGGGTCGCCACAGGAAATCACCTTTCTCCATTTAGTCGTGGTCCACCAATAATACTCCCAGTTCAATGCGGCAACGCAGACAAAAACAGGGGCAGCTGACACCAAAAGataacattaataaacaaagaaaatgcAGACGGACAGGAAATCGTCTGTGTCTGCAGTCTCCTGCAAGACACAGACGAGAAAGTAAGGAATTTAAAATATGAATGATgaggctaattttaaatatattgatGTTAACATTTTTCTTGTCAAACTTCCTGAAACGGGTGATGCTTTGAAGCAGATAACGATTTTAATGCATTGATGAAGAATCGAATCAGGACTCAGTATTAGGAGGTACTCAAAACAAATGACTCAGTTGGATTGGGACCAAAACATGTGATTGGAACCTCCTCATTTCTCATAATTTATCTTGCAAATGTTGCAGCCTTATTACGTTGGTATTGCAAAAAATAACATTCTATTTTATATTTGTTAACAGTTAACAGAAATGGTGGCAAAGCATGGCACCAAAAACTGGGGCGCAGTTGCCAAGCACGTGAATGGGAAGGTGGGGAAGCAGTGTCGAGATCGCTGGTATAACCACCTTGACCCGTTTATTAAGAAGACCACCTGGAGTGAGGAGGAAGACCTCATCATCTACAAAGCTTCATTTATTCTTGGTAATCGGTGGACAGAGATTGCCAGGCTtctccctggaaggtgagttggcCCGTTTGGTTAACAGCATGCTTCATTTACAGGAAGATtcagatttattttgtttttttctcctgCAGATCGGATTTTGCTGTAAGAAATCGCTACAACTATGTAATCAAACGTAAAGGAGAGATGGATATGTTCAAAGAAGACTTTGACAAGGTTTCTCTTGAGATTGAAAACTATATGGATGGAGAGGTTAGTGAGACCATTTTTTTACTCATCCAGTTTGTTATTTTTTGAAGTATTTTTAGCATTGCTACCTGTATTTTTACACTGTTTGTTCTCCAACAGGCCGACTTCAAGTGCGACGTTGTAATAGACGCTAATCCGGTGTCTCCTGAAGTTGTGAGTTTTGAAAAGGCTGAAAGCATCACTGTTGTGCCAAGCCTCCCTGGTGGTAGGTTTCACCATCGTCCCTCTTTATGCTCCAGGATGTGTTTCAGGTCACGGCTCAGAAAGTAAAGCAGGAAAAGGGGCGTGAAAAGGCAAAGCAAAAGACAGCCGCTCAGACGCGGCAAAATTCAGCATCAAGAAAAGAGGAGGCCCCCCCCAGTTCTTGTTTGCCTCCCAGCTCAAGTTCCAGTCCGAGCTCCGTTGCGGCATCAGGTGCTGTTCTGGTGGACCAGAAGAGGTTCGCTGAGGCAGCATTGAAGATGATTGCTGAAGACATGCTGCCACTCAGGTAGTTGTGCTGCTAATGATTCACACATTCTGTTGATATTATGAATTCCTCACTGGAAGCATCTTCTCTTTTCACAGTTTTGTTGAAGGTACGGGATTCAGATGCTTTATGAATACAATCAACCCCAAGTACAATAAGCTCTCCCAGCGCGCCATTGGCCTCCTGCTCTACGAGGAGGTAGAAAGATCCATTAAACCTCAGCTCATCCGTGACCTCAAACAGTCCCTCACTAAAACCAAAGATGGCGGGAGCATCATTCACGTCACTTGTGACCTGTGGGCAGGAGATCAGTCCAAGCAAGTGGATGATCCTGTCCTCGTTACGCAGCTCCACTTTATCAATGACTCCTGGCAGATCCGCCGTCCCATTGTGGCCTTTCGTCACCTCAACCGCAAAAACCTCAACGATTCGGTGGCCAAGGGGGTTGAGGGAGTGCTGC
The sequence above is a segment of the Nothobranchius furzeri strain GRZ-AD chromosome 15, NfurGRZ-RIMD1, whole genome shotgun sequence genome. Coding sequences within it:
- the mybl2a gene encoding v-myb avian myeloblastosis viral oncogene homolog-like 2a isoform X3; this encodes MSSCMEEGDVDLSVAPDSVVAGKKDDKDAECDVKWTQEEDENLKILINNFGRKDWRTIASFLPGRTELQCMNRWNKYLGPELAKGSWTKEEDDKLTEMVAKHGTKNWGAVAKHVNGKVGKQCRDRWYNHLDPFIKKTTWSEEEDLIIYKASFILGNRWTEIARLLPGRSDFAVRNRYNYVIKRKGEMDMFKEDFDKVSLEIENYMDGEADFKCDVVIDANPVSPEVDVFQVTAQKVKQEKGREKAKQKTAAQTRQNSASRKEEAPPSSCLPPSSSSSPSSVAASGAVLVDQKRFAEAALKMIAEDMLPLSFVEGTGFRCFMNTINPKYNKLSQRAIGLLLYEEVERSIKPQLIRDLKQSLTKTKDGGSIIHVTCDLWAGDQSKQVDDPVLVTQLHFINDSWQIRRPIVAFRHLNRKNLNDSVAKGVEGVLLSYGLFSHSIGYVLTNQAKELLSGNNIFCDYKIVCSPNRGETDGDEISAFLSDQMCEEGSPFSSLQIGTRSICVTRELQIVIRDALKNSRVVENLLSQVHNVVAFFRSSAFWGEALLKESNVSLCPSSSNCRWNSMMLSLRRMVREPTWSHIMTLLAQARIEATDLSSAPPLVMVKREQVVDILGLLEPFEEALQSLQGNGVTISLIIPCLIGLDKNLENRVTNYTHFSKALRTGLHTHFQSLMYETDIVLATVLDPRLKLQPFPPTKPEVDSEFLKPPSKSEVYNIITGTLGARKSPGSTPDKEESELVTQNTGEEPTEMEAAGGNCDEVHRNNLKRKSIFSSSQSPAKMLQDTAKKLLVAPASSGGFDRLYPMATCIVRAKRNRVPPHTTERLLLYKNSAKTSSVKKIVVVPTQPKVKQQ